The following proteins are co-located in the Vigna angularis cultivar LongXiaoDou No.4 chromosome 2, ASM1680809v1, whole genome shotgun sequence genome:
- the LOC108327801 gene encoding uncharacterized protein LOC108327801: MYLSRHIFTKLSPHRRHFSQSAAAAVLHPPEPEPEPLTYLDGFPRPDPKHDETIFAVPRADSGKNISAKERRVGRLPSIIFEQEDGQHGGNKRLISVRTDQIRKLVNHLGRSFFLSRLFHLEVRAQFDSDDVVESVRVLPRNIHLEAGTDAPLTVTFIRAPSRALLKVNVPLVFRGDDVSPGLKKGASLNTIKRTVKFLCPADIIPPYIDVDLSELDVGQKIVMGDLKVHPALKLLQSKDEAVCKIMGQRVSEIQKKSK, from the exons ATGTATCTATCCCGCCACATCTTCACCAAACTCTCTCCGCACCGCCGCCACTTCTCCCAATCCGCGGCCGCTGCCGTCCTTCACCCGCCGGAGCCGGAGCCGGAGCCGCTCACCTACCTCGACGGCTTTCCTCGCCCGGATCCCAAGCACGATGAGACGATCTTCGCTGTTCCCCGCGCGGACTCCGGCAAGAACATTTCCGCGAAGGAGCGACGCGTCGGGCGCTTGCCGAGCATCATCTTCGAACAGGAAGATGGCCAGCATGGCGGAAACAAACGCCTCATCTCCGTCCGCACCGACCAGATCAGAAAACTCGTCAACCACCTCGGCCGGTCCTTCTTCCTCTCCCGCCTCTTTCACCTAGAAGTCCGCGCGCAGTTCGACTCTGATGACGTCGTTGAGAGCGTTCGCGTCTTGCCTCGCaat ATTCATTTGGAAGCTGGCACAGACGCGCCGTTGACTGTGACCTTTATAAGGGCTCCGTCGCGCGCCTTGTTGAAAGTTAATGTTCCTCTCGTCTTCAGAGGAGATGATGTATCACCTGGACTCAAGAAAG GTGCTTCTTTGAATACCATCAAAAGGACTGTTAAGTTCTTGTGCCCTGCTGACATTATTCCCCCATATATTGACGTCGATTTAAGTGAGTTGGATGTGGGCCAGAAAATAGTAATGGGAGATCTCAAAGTTCACCCTGCTTTAAAACTTCTTCAGTCAAAAGATGAAGCTGTTTGTAAAATAATGGGCCAAAGAGTTTCTGAAATACAAAAGAAATCTAAGTAA
- the LOC108328476 gene encoding BTB/POZ and MATH domain-containing protein 4, whose translation MMTGGRRRSVNSWSSSESVTETVLGSHMFEIKGYSLTKGMGIGKCIGSKKFSVGGYEWGIQFYPDGKYSKDNSSYVSLFITLYSNATDVPTFYHINMLDQTPKRKRHAGTHYDHSFECGPCVFKTRGSMWGYNRFCNRKDLEASGFLKDDCLKIECTIGVVVTSCSDSSKLNKIHVPESDMREQFGMLLDSGAFSDITFSVRGQKFHAHKLVLATRSKLFLTEFVNGREKDEDGHILVNDIEPRVFKALLHFIYRDSLIHDRELYKSRSSLYSSVSETFPAKLLAAAEKFDLSRLKLMCESVLCNDISTDSVVNILLLADRNHATELKFACLKFAVQNLNAVMQSDCFKYLTQKNPLLQVELLKTWVECKEPFIGKPKYESLKTQSPDEDH comes from the exons ATGATGACGGGAGGGCGTAGGAGAAGTGTGAATTCTTGGAGCAGTTCTGAATCGGTGACAGAGACAGTGTTAGGGTCTCACATGTTTGAAATAAAAGGGTACTCTTTGACAAAGGGAATGGGCATTGGAAAATGCATTGGGAGCAAGAAGTTCAGCGTTGGAGGGTACGAGTGGGGCATACAGTTCTACCCAGATGGCAAATACTCCAAAGATAACTCCTCTTACGTTTCTCTCTTCATCACACTCTATTCCAACGCCACCGATGTTCCCACCTTTTATCATATCAACATGCTCGATCAGACACCAAAACGAAAACGCCATGCTGGTACTCACTACGATCACTCCTTCGAATGTGGACCCTGCGTTTTCAAAACCCGTGGCAGCATGTG GGGTTATAACCGGTTCTGCAATCGGAAAGATCTTGAGGCTTCAGGTTTTCTCAAGGATGACTGCTTGAAGATTGAGTGCACTATTGGTGTTGTGGTGACATCGTGCAGTGATTCTTCCAAGTTAAACAAAATACACGTTCCTGAGTCTGATATGAGGGAACAGTTCGGGATGCTGTTAGATTCTGGGGCATTTTCTGATATTACTTTCTCAGTTAGAGGACAAAAGTTTCATGCTCATAAGCTTGTATTGGCTACTCGCTCAAAACTGTTTCTAACTGAGTTTGTTAATGGGAGGGAGAAGGATGAAGATGGTCACATACTTGTTAATGACATTGAACCTAGGGTTTTCAAG GCTTtgcttcattttatttatagagACTCTCTAATACACGATAGAGAGCTTTATAAGTCACGTTCATCACTGTATTCTTCGGTATCTGAAACATTTCCTGCAAAGTTATTAGCAGCTGCAGAAAAGTTTGATTTATCAAGACTTAAGCTGATGTGTGAATCTGTACTGTGCAATGATATATCTACAGATTCTGTTGTCAACATTTTACTTCTTGCTGATCGTAATCATGCAACTGAATTGAAGTTCGCCTGTCTAAAATTTGCTGTTCAAAACCTTAATG CTGTCATGCAATCTGACTGTTTCAAATATCTTACTCAAAAGAATCCACTGTTGCAAGTTGAACTGCTCAAAACTTGGGTAGAATGCAAGGAACCATTTATTGGAAAACCAAAATATGAATCTTTGAAGACCCAGTCTCCAGATGAAGATCATTAA